TATCCCTCATCTGGGCCGACAAGCTCATCGAGATAAGGAAGAAGATACTTGAGAGGCGCAGAATGGTGGCTAAGATACAGGGCGACCAGAAGTTCGTGCTCGAGGGGCAGGAGTTCACCCTGCCCAAAGATGAGGAGGAAGACCCCGTCATGAAGGAGCTGAGGAAGTACCGCGAGGAGGTTAAGTTCGTCGAGGACGTCATAACGGACCCCGAGAAGACGAGTGTCATAGCGGTGATGAACCCCGAGATGCTTCCGTTCTACGAGACGCAGAGGGCCTACGAGAGCCTGAAGAAGTTCAGGGTGCCCTTCAACATGATAGTGGTCAACAAGGTCATAACCGTCGAGAGGGAGATACCCGAGATAAAGGTCAAGCTCGACGCCCAGGAGAAGGTTCTCGGGGAGATAGAGAGGGAGTTCAGGGGCATTGAGATCATCGAGGTGCCCATGTTCCCGCAGGAGCCGAGGGGACTGGAGTGGCTCGAAAAGCTCGGAGGCATGATTCTTGAGGGCTGAAGAGATACTGGAACTCCTCAAGGGAGTCAAAAACCCGTTCACGGAGATGGACATAGTCAGCGAGGGGCTGGTAAGAAAGGTGGAGGTTGACGATGAGGAGGATACCGTTAGAATATACGTCGCCTTTGCCCGCTTTACCCCCCTCCACCCCTTCGCCATGGCCGTCAACTGGCCGGTTCAGAGGAGGATCGTGGAGGACATAGTAAACGTTTTAGAGGATAAACTGGGATATTTTGAGATAGTTGATGACACAACTCTCCAGAGATACTATCCGCTGGATAAAACGGAGGTATGAATAATGGATTTAACCCTGACTTCGACCCTGCTCTGGGCAATCATGATTCTGGCCGCAATCACATCGATACAGTTCTACAAGGGCAGGAAGTGGAACCTCCAGCTCATGTACCACTACCTCGAATCAATTGAAGACGTCGTCAAACCGGAGGACAAGGACTACGTCTGGCTCGGCGGTTACATCGGTTTCCGCGCCAACTACAAGGTCAACCGCGACAACATACGGAAGTTCGAGTACACCCTAACGCTCCTCCCCAGGCACAGCCTACTCTACTTCCCGATAGCACTCATAACCAGCAGGCACGACAAGCTCTACTTCGTCATCAAGCCCTTCGCAGACATAAAGCGCGAGGCCCACCTTATCCAGAAGGGTTACTATCGCCTAAAGCCCGACATCGAGAATGAGCCGCTCCTCCAGAGGGAAGAGATCGAGATAGCAGGCAAAAAGTACGAGGCCCTCTTCGAGAAGCGCAGGGACGTTGAGAAGCTAAAGTCGCTCATCGAGAGCATGTCAAAACCGCACAACATCAAGCACGTGGCTCTGACTCCGAAGACCAACGTCTTCTACGTCCAGATGAAACCGGAGCCAGAAACTATCGGGGAGGACGTTAAGAAGCTCGTCGAGTTCACCAACAGAGAGATAAAGGAGAGTCCTTTTTCCTCTTGAGCTTTTCCCGCAATCCTTTTATCGGTTAAACTCGAAGTTATACATGGTGATACCGGTGGTTAGTATCCGCCTGAAGGTCGGCCCGAAGGGCCAGATAGTCATCCCCAAGGTGTTCCGTGAGGCCTATGGGATAAAGGAGGGCGGGGAGGTTATAGTGGAACCCCGCGAAGATGAACTGGTCATCAAGAGAGTACCTGACACAGAGGAACTCCTAAGAAAGCTCAAGGAGTACCACAAAAAGAGAAAGGGGAAAAAGCTGGTAAAACTTGGGGATCTGAAGGGAATAAGCCTCGAAGATGAGTTCGATGAGGCCTGGGGGATCGAGGAATGAAGCTCCTTATCGACACCAGCCTTTTCGTCTATTTAAACGCCAACATGGGAGACGAACTCGCCGAGAGGCTCGATCGCTTCTACACGGAGCTGGTCAGGGACAATGAAGCTTACACCAATGTCCTCGTTCTGGATGAACTTATCCACGTCTCCAGAAGGAAGTACGGGGTAAGCTATCCCGACACGATATCCTTCATTGAGGACATTATACTGCCCGCTGTGAGGGTGCTTCCCATCACGTTTAACGATTACCTCACCGCCAAAGAACTCATCCTCAAATACAACCTCCGCCCATCTGATGCCCTCCACATTGCCACCATTCAAAACAACGGCCTCCAGGCTATCGTGAGTGAGGATGAGGACTTTGATAAACTTCCCATAAAGAGGCTCTGGCTGGAGGTGTGATTATGGAGGTTTACAAGGCCAAGTTTGGAACTCCCGAAAGAGGATGGGTCATCCTCGTCCACGGCCTCGGCGAACACAGTGGAAGGTATGGAAAGCTCATCTCGATGCTCAACGATGCAGGCTTTGCCGTCTACACCTTCGACTGGCCCGGACACGGAAAGAGTCCGGGGAAGAGGGGCCATGCAAGCGTTGAGGAAGCTATGGAGATAATAGACGACCTCATCGATGAAATCGGCGAGAGACCCTTCATATTCGGCCACAGCCTCGGCGGGCTGACGGTTATACGGTACGCGGAGACGAGGCCAGACAGGATAAGGGGCGTTGTAGCCTCCTCCCCTGCCCTCGCCAAAAGCCCCAAGACGCCGGGCTTCATGGTAGCCCTCGCCAAAGTTCTTGGAAGAATAACTCCAGGCCTGACCCTCTCAAACGGCCTCGATCCGGAACTTCTTTCCAGGAATCCCGATGCAGTGAAGCGCTACGTAGAAGACCCCCTCGTCCACGACAGGATTTCCGCCAAGCTCGGCATGAGCATCTTCGACAACATGGAGCTGGCCCACAGGGAGGCGGACAGGATTAGAGTTCCGGTCCTTCTTCTCGTGGGCACCGGCGACCTCATAACCCCACCGGAGGGGGCCAGGAAGCTCTTTGAGGAGCTTAAGGTGGAGGATAAAACCATCAAGGAATTTGAGGGAGCCTACCACGAGATCTTTGAAGACCCGGAGTGGGGCGAGGAGTTCCACAGAACGATAGTGGAGTGGCTCGTGGCCCATTCCATGGAGGCTACAGGATGGAAGTCAGCAGAGAGAGCATCTTCCATTATGGGGGATTGATCCCCCTCCTCACGATTCCATGGCTGGGGACGACATGGGTTATCTTCACGGTTCTCGCGGTGATATACCATTTCAGGGATAGGGTGTGGGGAATCTACCGGAGATATGGAGGCAATTTTAAAGTGTACCTGCTCGTTGGGATGGCCTCCGCCTATCTGGTGGAGGTGCTCGCTATAATCGACAACCTGAAACTCCCTCCGGAGGAGAGGATACTCCTCCATCCCGACCCCATGAGTGACCTGTATCTGGCGCTCGCATACTACCTCCCCTTCGTCCTCTACTGGGGACTGGCGGTGAGGAGGTACGACTACTCCTGGTGGGAGGTTTTCCTGATAGGCGGTGCCACCGGAATATTGATGGAGCAGACGGGGGCGGTGTTCTTCTCCTTTAACCCAATGGCATGGCTCTACGTCCTCCTCGTCTACGGCTCCTACAAGGCCATTCCAGTGCTCATAGCGGAGGACTGCCTGAAGAAAAGGGAGAGGGGGCACATTGAGAGGTGGAAGAAGCTCGCCCTCGGCCTGCTGATAGAGTTCGTGGCCTTCCTCTCGGCAGGTGCTCTGCTGTGGGTTTTCAAAATTCCCCTGTAGTGGGGGCTGCGTCTTCCTTCGGCACAACCCTTTTATCGGTAGGGTAGAAGGAATCCAGTGAGAGATACGATTTGGAGGCCCAGTGGGGGTATGCAGTCCCAGGGTGGTTTCGGTGATCCTCGACACCTTTTCCCGGTTTCTTGAGAGATGGGATGGGAGCGTGGGTAGCTGGCATCTCTATATCCAGGAGTACCCGGAGCTATTTGAGAAAATAAAGTGGGACTACGAGCGCTATAAAATGGACTGGAGGGAGTTCACGCGAGTTCTCTCAAAACGAGACGTGGAGGAGCTAAGACTCGCACACGAAAAGCTGCTTGAGGTTCTTCCCAAGGTAGAAAGCCAGATCGATGGGCTTTTCGGGGTCAAGCCAGAGGACTACAACGTTGTTATCTACGTCGGACTCGAAAACGGTGCCGGCTGGGTGACCGAATTCCTTGGAAAGCCCTCCGTCCTGTTTGGCCTTGAGGCGATAGCGGAGCTGGGATGGCAGGAAAAGCTCGATGGGCTGGTTGCTCACGAGCTTGGCCACGTGGTTCACTGGCTCCTCAGGGGAGAGAACATAGAGGAACTTGAGGACGAACCTATGATGTGGCTCTACACTGAGGGTTTTGCCCAGAGGGTTGAGGACTCCGTGAGCGGAAGGCCCTGGCACCTAGAGGAGGAAGGGTGGTTCGAGTGGTGTGAGGAGAACGAGGGGCTCCTGAAGGCTGAATTCCTAAGAAGGATTAAGGAGAACGAACCCCTGAACCCGTTTTTTGGCTCATGGTACACTCTCTTCGGGAAACAGTTCACCGGCTACTACCTTGGCTACACCTTCATACGCTGGCTCGAGGGTTCCTATTCTATCGAAAAAATCGCAAAGCTCGAAAGGGATGAAGTCATGCACGCCATTCTCCGCTTCCTGGGGCAACGTGGGGATGTGGCAAAATGAGAAAGATGGTCTTGGAGGCCTATGAGATCCGGTTCCTCACGAGGCTCTTCACGGGTTTTCTCGTGCTCTTCCTCGCCACGATCCTCCTAATCATCGTGGAGCTTGTGGGTGAGGGGGCATCGCAGGAGGCCCTCACGGGGCTTCTCATTTACCTCGTCTTTGCAATCGTTGTGGTATGGCTCATGGTGTTCTCCCTGAGAAAGATGGGGGAGGGACCCAAGAGGGCCGCGCGGCTGGCCGAGGAAACAGTGTTCGAGGGAAATCGCCTCGTGTTTCCGGCCGAGCTGGAGTTTGATTACGGAAGGGTCACCCTCACTGAGCGGCCGCAACGGGCACGGCCGTGGAAAGGATTCAAGAGAACCGGAAGAAGACGGGCGTCAGCACTGGAATTTCCGGATGAGGGCTTCAAGTTCGTGGCGACCGGGGAGAAGGGGTTCGCGGACTTCCCTGCCATAATGATAACGACCAAGCCCTACGAGAGGACGGTTATTATCTTCATGACGGACAGGGGAGAGGTGACGGCAAAAAAGCTCGTCACCGGGACCGCCACGGGCGAAAACCTGGGTGTCGAGGTGGAAGGTCGCCGAAAAGAGCTGATTGGAAGATTTTACAGCCTTCCCGGAAAGGAAAAGCGGGTTGAAGTGTTCCTGAGCGCCCCCGAGAACCCCGAGGTGGCCGTGAAAATAGGGGACTCATCCACCGCGGAGTTCAGGCATCCAATGCTGCCGGATGAAAAAATCGTGGTGTTCTGTCCCTACGGAAGCCTGAGCATAGGAAATCTTCTGAGAACCCTGAAACACCCCTCAACCGCCCTCGGGCACGGGGAGTTTCTGCTGGGGTTCAGGCTGCCGAGGCGCGGGGGAGAGCTGGCCACGTACAAATTCGAGGTCGTGCTCAAAGAGGGACCGGAATGGTAGACAGCGGCAGATCGGGGAAAGGGAAAATCGAGGAAAAGATTTTGGACTTTCTGAGGGTTAGATGTTCTCCCTCAGGTCGATTATGTGCTCCATCTCCGGCCCGGTCTTTATGAGGCCAACTGGCACGCCGACTCTCTCCTCTATCTCCTCAATGAACTCCCTGGCCCTCTTCGGGAGTTTGTCGTAGTCCGTGACGCCGAAAGCGCTTTTGTCGTACTTGTCGAGCATGGTTATCGCGAGCATCGTCGCCCCGTTGAGCCTCGCGGAGTAGCGGGCGAACTCGAAGTCGAACCAGCCCACGCGCCTCCTCCTGCCCGTGACGGTTCCGTACTCAACGAGACCCAGCTTTTCAGCTTCTTCCCCGCTCATCTCTGTCGGGAACGGACCCGCCCCAACACGCGTCGGGAAGCTCTTGAAGACGACGATGACGTCATCCACCCTCGTTGGACCGATTCCAACGTCGCTCGCTATTGCCGAGGCCGTGGTGTCCTTGGAAGTGACGTATGGGTAGGTCCCGTAATAGAGGCTCAGCCCGAAGCCCTGGGTTCCCTCAACCAGAACGAGCTTGCCCTCGTCGAGCGCATCGTTCACCTCGGCTGCAACGTCCGTGAGATAGGGTTCAAGCTCCCCGATGTCCCTGGCGAGCTTCGCCGTCCTCATCACCCTGTCGGCGTTCGCCGGCCCGCAGCCGCTCCCGGTGGTTCCTATCTTCCCGTGGAGATGGCCGTTGGTGCTGTCGAGCTTCTTGTGCCCTTCCTCAATTATCGCACAGCGGTAGTCGATGCCGACGCGCCTGGCAACCTCGAAGTCCCTCAGGTGCTCAAGTTCGTGAAAGAAGACCTCGGGGTCAACCAAAACACCGGCCCCCACGAGGAGCCTCGCATCCCTCTGGATGAAGCCCGTCGGGAGCTGTCTCACCGCGTACTTCTTCCCGTTTATGAAGACGCTGTGTCCCGCGTTGGTTCCTACCCCACCGCGCGCTATCACATCTGGCCTGTCCTTCAGGGCAAGGTACGCTATAACTGAACCCTTGCCCTCGTCCCCCCATTGACCGCCAACAACGATGTAGCTCGGCATGGTTCCTTACCCAGGTTTAAGTCAATAGGGGCCTTATAACGATTTCGAATTAGACACGAAACAGTTAAAGAATTGGCCAGCAGGCCGGCAAAAGATTAAAACCCGTGACAAAAACCAAAGGTGGAGGAGTGCCTATGAGGAACAAGCTGGTCGTCGTCACGGGCGGCGCTGGATTCATAGGCTCCCACATAGCCTGGGAGCTGGTAAAGGACAACGAAGTGATAATCATCGACAACCTCTACACGGGGAAGGAGGAGAACGTCCCGCCGGGAGCGAAGCTGGTAAGGGCGGACATAAGGGACTATGAAGCCATCGCGGAACTGATAAGCCACGCGGACTACGTCTTCCACGAGGCGGCACAGGTGAGCGTCGTCGAGAGCGTTCAGAATCCGGTCTTCACGGAGGAAGTCAACGTTCTCGGGACGCTGAACATTCTGAAGGCCCTACTCCAGGGCCACGGGAAGCTGATCTTCGCATCCTCTGCGGCGGTCTACGGCGACAACCCCAACCTTCCGCTCAAGGAGACCGAGAGGCCAAAGCCGTTGTCCCCTTACGGTGTCACCAAGTGGAGTGCCGAGGAGTATCTCCGCGTTTTCCACGAGCTGTACGGCCTTCCGGTTGTTGCCCTCCGCTACTTCAACGTCTTCGGACCGAGGCAGAGCGCCAACCAGTACGCCGGAGTTATAAGCATCTTCATAAACCGGGCGCTGAAGGGGGAGCCGCTGGTTATCTTCGGCGACGGGAAGCAGACGCGCGATTTCATCTACGTAAAGGATGTAGTTAGGGCGAACATTCTCGTGGCCGAGAACAGAAAAGCGAACGGGAGGGTCTTCAACGTCGCGACCGGAAAGCAGACGAGCATACTGGAGCTTGCAACCAAGGTAATCGAGATAACAGGCTCAAACGGCTCGATACTCTTCGACAGACCGAGGCCCGGCGACATAAGGCACAGCCTCGCGGACATAAGCGAGATAAGGAAGCTCGGCTTCGAACCGGAGTGGTCGCTGGAAGAAGGGCTGAAGAAGACGGTGGAGTGGTACCAGAGTCAGGGTTTGAACACCACAAGATAGTAGTCTCCTTCAATAGTGGGGGTATCCACCTCTGGCTCTTTAGGCACGTGCTTTCTTAAGGCCACCCAGTCAAAGGTGATGAAAGGATTCCTTCGGGGGAGGGTGATCGCGCCCAAACCAAAGAAACCCTCAATTGGCGTTAATCCCTCAATATAAACCTTGGGACTCAAGTCCTCAAAGGTATAAACAGTCCCATTGGAGTTCACGTAGATATGGAATATGTGCGAAGATCTCAAAGTATAAGGATTAGATATTGAGTCATAATCGGTAACTACACTGACGGTAGATACGTTTATGTCCACGAGGTGATCTTCGTTACTCCCTAGAACCCGGTATAATGCTTCTCCTGACCCTATTTTCGTAATAGGGTCGATGAAAACTGCATAGAATGGACCATAGTTGTTCCGCTTAGCCCGCCGAAGAGTTCCATTTACAATAACAGTATAAGATTTGGGCAAGGTGACTTTTGTCCAGATACTGCTTTTCTGTGGCAGTTTGACCAAACTATTTGAGACTTCAATCGGATCAGATTCATAGTGATAATTCCACTTGTTCGTATCTAGTGAGTCCCCATTGAAATCATCGAAAAACAGGAATATTTTATTCGGGTCAACGTATGTAGGATCATAACTCGCTGCGTCACCCCAGTAAAAGTAAATAGACGTGTTTTCATAGGGCGAAAGGTTCATCAGAACCCAGAATAGCGTCACGTTCAAGTTCGGATCGTACCTGTACCAGTAATATAGGCGGTTTCCATCTGCATCTGTGAAGTATGGATAATCCCAGGAGCCTGAGAGATTGAATTCAACCGCATAGTCGGTCAGATAAGTGCCGTTCTTTTCATGAACGGGTAGTACCAGCCTTCCACTTGAAGATCCACTAAACTTATGTCCAACACCAAGCTTTTGGACACTAACTGTTATGGATCTATAGGGACACTGAGAATAATCAGGGGAGAGCAAAATTATTGTTATGTTCTCAACGGTTGGTGACCGATAAGTCTGATCACTATTGGTAATATTCTCGGGTGGGATATGAAGGGGTTGTCCAGCAGGAAGATTACTGGAGAGGGTGCCGTTTGCATGGTGCTCCCCAGTAGACCTTCTACCCTGTATGGTTATGTTGAGAAACCATTTGGTCCCCCGAGGCAGGGAATCCGAGAAAGTGATGTTAATGTAACCTATTTGCCACCGCGATCCAAACAATCCGGAGGGCTCCCACTTAATATACACACTAGCCTGAACTGCAGGGCTCACCACATCACAACTCCCAGCACCAATTTCCTGCACGTTCACGTTTATGCTGGGCACAGCTAACCCGAAGGTCACGGCAAGGAGCATGAGAATGAGAAAGAGGGAAGTAATCCTCAAGACCCGCATCCTAGGCTCGGTTATTGTCCTTTGAGTTTAAAAATGTCTCCCTCCGAAGCCGTACCAAAAAGCCACAAAAAAGAACAGTAGAAAATCACTTCTTAACACTGAAGCCCATCGCCTGCTCCTGCTGGATCCTCTGGGCCTTCTGAGCGAGCTCTCCGAGCTGGGATTCAAGCTTCTTCAGTCCCTCCTGGGTCTTGGCTATCGCGTCGTCGTACTCCTTTATCCTGGCATCCAGGTAGGTAACCGCGTCGTCGAGGTTCTTCTCGATGGCGTAGCCGGCACCGACGCTGACGATGGCGTTCTCCTTGTCCTCTATCCTCGCCCTGAGGAACGAACCGGCCCCAATGGGCACGAGTATCTCCGGCTTCTCGTCCTCGACCTTCTTCAGCTCCTCGAGAGTCTCCTTGACAGCCTGGAACTCGTTTCTTCCTAGGGTTAGCAGTTCGAGGTTCTGGGCCAGGAGCTGGGCCTGGGCCTGAAGGAGCTGGTACTCGTAAGCGAGCTTCTCAAGCTGTTCGTTCATCTCCGCCATTTCACACCACCGGAACCACTTGGAGGGGAGGCTTTTAAGGTTTGGGTCGCGCCCGGAGAAAAGAGAAGGTCAAGAGGGAGAAGCTCACTTCAAAATCTCCGCCTTAACCCTCTCCGCTATATCCCTCATCGCTTCCGCTGCCTTTGAGTCCGGAAATGCCTCGACGAAGGGCTTCAGCATGGCCATGCTCCTGGGTATCGCCCTGTCGTAGGGCACCTCTCCGAGAACCGGTATCCCCTCGCTCTCGGCCCACTCCCTGAGGGCAGTGAAGCCCGGGTTGATGTCCGCCTTGTTGATTATCAGGTAGGCCGGCTCCCTGAAGTGCTGGACGACCTTGTAGACCCTCTGAACGTCGCTGAGTGAGGCGGGCGTCGGCTCGGCTATGAGTATCGCGACGTCGGCCCCGCCGAGGCTGGCTATGACCTGGCATCCGATTCCCGCGGCGCTGTCAACGACCATGTGCTCGAGACCCTGCTCCTCCATGAGCCTCTTCGCCCACTCCTTCTCCTCCGTGACGAGCTTCCCGCTCTCCGGCCGGCCAACGTCGAGCTGGGCAGATATTATTGGAAAGCCATACTTCGTGGTGGCTCTCCTAATGACGCCGGAGCGGGCCTCTTCCAACGATATAGTTCCCGGAACGGGACAGACAAGGCCGCAGACGTTGCAGCCCTCGCAGGTAAGCTCGTTGACCACATAATTGCCGTCGTCATCGATGTAAATGCTGTCGTAGGGACAGCGCTCCATACATATGCCGCACCTTATGCAGCTCTCCGTGCTTATCCTCGCGACCTTCGCGCCTACGTGCTCCCTCTCCTCCTCCCACTCCCTAACTCCGAGGAGCAGGCCGAGGTTCGGGGCCTCAGCATCTGCGTCAACGGCAACGAGCCTATAATCGTCCTTGAGGAAGTATAGGAGCGAAGCTGTTATCGTGCTCTTTCCAACGCCACCCTTGCCGCTGGCTATGGCTATCTGCATCACTCATCACCCCCGAGGAAGTCGAGAACCCTCTTTGCAAGGCCGGTGAATATCTCCGCTTCTGGGTAGTCGGTCAGGACTATCGGCCTCCCCTCGACGTAGCTCCTCACGATGTTCTCGCTGTAGGGAATCTCAGCAACCACTTCAGCCCCGTACTTCCGGGCTAGCTCGTAGACCTTCTCCTTCTCACCGAGGTCGGCCCTGTTCACCACGACCCACGTGGGCATCTCCATGAGCTTTCCGAGTTCAAGAATGAGTTCCGTGTCGTGGATTCCGAGCGGGGTGGGTTCCGTAACCGCTATGAGAAGGTCTGAGAACTCGACGGCCTTCGAGACGGTGTTCCCCGTGCCCGCGGCAGTGTCGATGAAGAGGAGTCCCTCCTGAACGGCCTGGGCCTTCTTCTTTGCGGCAACCACGAGGGGCATCGAGCGCTCCTCCCCTTCCCGGAGCCTTCCCGTGACGAGGGTGAAGCCATAGGGGGTCGGCGTAACGTAGGTGTGGCCGATGAGCCTCTTGCCCTCGAGTATCGCCCCCGGCACTGGGCAGACTATCTCGCAGGCCCTGCATCCGGAACAGAGGTTCGGCATGAGGAACGGCGTTCCATCGCGCATCGTTATGATAGCGTGCTCCTCGCAGACTTCAGCACACTTCCTGCACTTGGTGCACTTCGAGTAGTCAAAGCGCGGCATGAACTGCATCACCGGCTCCTCATTGGCCAGCTCGACCCCGAGGAGAAGGTGATCATTGGGGGCCTCCACGTCGAGGTCGGCAAAGGTAAGGTTTATTCCCAGTCCTTTGAGTGCAACGGCAAGGTTTACGGCCACCGTTGACTTTCCGGTGCCTCCTTTTCCACCGCTCACGGCTATCTGCAAGCTCTCACCTCCGGAATTAGGCTGACCTAAAAGCTTTTAAGCTTTGTGCATACGCTCAAAAACGGTGATGCTCATGGCCAAGAAGAGATGCCTTAAGGTCGCGTTCGGGATGGAGGACGACGAGCACCTCATCGACGCCCACTACGGCGACTCGGAGTTCTTCGCGATATACGAGGTCTGTGAGGATGGAGAGGTAAAGCTACTCGAAAAGAGGCACAACAAAGCAAAGGACTTCAAGGAGGAAGACGAGGGTCACGGAGACCCGAGGAAGTTCAAGGCCGTGGTTGGCCAGCTCCTCGACGTCGACGTTTTGGCAGCATTCAGAATGGGACCGAACTTCCTGAGAATCCGCGACAAGACCAACAAGGTGGCATTCTTCACGAGGACGAGGGACCTAAAGCTCGCACTTCAGAGGGTCGTTGAGGGCTTCGACGACCTCTGGGAGCAGGTGCAGGCTAAGAAGGCTGAAAAGCCACCAATAGAGGAGTGAAAATGAGATTCTGGGGCATCTTCCCAAAGATCGCCCTTCTCTCCTCCATCTACGCGGCTACGGCGTTCTACTTAAACAAGGCCCTCA
This window of the Thermococcus siculi genome carries:
- a CDS encoding type II toxin-antitoxin system VapC family toxin; translation: MKLLIDTSLFVYLNANMGDELAERLDRFYTELVRDNEAYTNVLVLDELIHVSRRKYGVSYPDTISFIEDIILPAVRVLPITFNDYLTAKELILKYNLRPSDALHIATIQNNGLQAIVSEDEDFDKLPIKRLWLEV
- the pfdA gene encoding prefoldin subunit alpha, translating into MAEMNEQLEKLAYEYQLLQAQAQLLAQNLELLTLGRNEFQAVKETLEELKKVEDEKPEILVPIGAGSFLRARIEDKENAIVSVGAGYAIEKNLDDAVTYLDARIKEYDDAIAKTQEGLKKLESQLGELAQKAQRIQQEQAMGFSVKK
- a CDS encoding alpha/beta hydrolase; amino-acid sequence: MEVYKAKFGTPERGWVILVHGLGEHSGRYGKLISMLNDAGFAVYTFDWPGHGKSPGKRGHASVEEAMEIIDDLIDEIGERPFIFGHSLGGLTVIRYAETRPDRIRGVVASSPALAKSPKTPGFMVALAKVLGRITPGLTLSNGLDPELLSRNPDAVKRYVEDPLVHDRISAKLGMSIFDNMELAHREADRIRVPVLLLVGTGDLITPPEGARKLFEELKVEDKTIKEFEGAYHEIFEDPEWGEEFHRTIVEWLVAHSMEATGWKSAERASSIMGD
- a CDS encoding ArsA family ATPase, giving the protein MKEFLLPKENFRTVFVIGKGGVGKTTTSAALAVALAKKGYKTLIVSLDPAHNLGDVFMTKLSDKPKMLTENLYASELDMEKLIKSYLKHLENNLKNMYRYLTVINLEKYFEVLSFSPGIEEYATLEAVRNILLEGDQWDIIVFDTPPTGLTLRVLALPKISLIWADKLIEIRKKILERRRMVAKIQGDQKFVLEGQEFTLPKDEEEDPVMKELRKYREEVKFVEDVITDPEKTSVIAVMNPEMLPFYETQRAYESLKKFRVPFNMIVVNKVITVEREIPEIKVKLDAQEKVLGEIEREFRGIEIIEVPMFPQEPRGLEWLEKLGGMILEG
- a CDS encoding iron-sulfur cluster assembly protein, producing MRAEEILELLKGVKNPFTEMDIVSEGLVRKVEVDDEEDTVRIYVAFARFTPLHPFAMAVNWPVQRRIVEDIVNVLEDKLGYFEIVDDTTLQRYYPLDKTEV
- a CDS encoding DUF2341 domain-containing protein; translated protein: MRVLRITSLFLILMLLAVTFGLAVPSINVNVQEIGAGSCDVVSPAVQASVYIKWEPSGLFGSRWQIGYINITFSDSLPRGTKWFLNITIQGRRSTGEHHANGTLSSNLPAGQPLHIPPENITNSDQTYRSPTVENITIILLSPDYSQCPYRSITVSVQKLGVGHKFSGSSSGRLVLPVHEKNGTYLTDYAVEFNLSGSWDYPYFTDADGNRLYYWYRYDPNLNVTLFWVLMNLSPYENTSIYFYWGDAASYDPTYVDPNKIFLFFDDFNGDSLDTNKWNYHYESDPIEVSNSLVKLPQKSSIWTKVTLPKSYTVIVNGTLRRAKRNNYGPFYAVFIDPITKIGSGEALYRVLGSNEDHLVDINVSTVSVVTDYDSISNPYTLRSSHIFHIYVNSNGTVYTFEDLSPKVYIEGLTPIEGFFGLGAITLPRRNPFITFDWVALRKHVPKEPEVDTPTIEGDYYLVVFKP
- a CDS encoding SDR family oxidoreductase, coding for MRNKLVVVTGGAGFIGSHIAWELVKDNEVIIIDNLYTGKEENVPPGAKLVRADIRDYEAIAELISHADYVFHEAAQVSVVESVQNPVFTEEVNVLGTLNILKALLQGHGKLIFASSAAVYGDNPNLPLKETERPKPLSPYGVTKWSAEEYLRVFHELYGLPVVALRYFNVFGPRQSANQYAGVISIFINRALKGEPLVIFGDGKQTRDFIYVKDVVRANILVAENRKANGRVFNVATGKQTSILELATKVIEITGSNGSILFDRPRPGDIRHSLADISEIRKLGFEPEWSLEEGLKKTVEWYQSQGLNTTR
- a CDS encoding nucleotide-binding protein, whose protein sequence is MQIAIASGKGGVGKSTITASLLYFLKDDYRLVAVDADAEAPNLGLLLGVREWEEEREHVGAKVARISTESCIRCGICMERCPYDSIYIDDDGNYVVNELTCEGCNVCGLVCPVPGTISLEEARSGVIRRATTKYGFPIISAQLDVGRPESGKLVTEEKEWAKRLMEEQGLEHMVVDSAAGIGCQVIASLGGADVAILIAEPTPASLSDVQRVYKVVQHFREPAYLIINKADINPGFTALREWAESEGIPVLGEVPYDRAIPRSMAMLKPFVEAFPDSKAAEAMRDIAERVKAEILK
- a CDS encoding NifB/NifX family molybdenum-iron cluster-binding protein; protein product: MAKKRCLKVAFGMEDDEHLIDAHYGDSEFFAIYEVCEDGEVKLLEKRHNKAKDFKEEDEGHGDPRKFKAVVGQLLDVDVLAAFRMGPNFLRIRDKTNKVAFFTRTRDLKLALQRVVEGFDDLWEQVQAKKAEKPPIEE
- a CDS encoding adenylosuccinate synthetase, producing the protein MPSYIVVGGQWGDEGKGSVIAYLALKDRPDVIARGGVGTNAGHSVFINGKKYAVRQLPTGFIQRDARLLVGAGVLVDPEVFFHELEHLRDFEVARRVGIDYRCAIIEEGHKKLDSTNGHLHGKIGTTGSGCGPANADRVMRTAKLARDIGELEPYLTDVAAEVNDALDEGKLVLVEGTQGFGLSLYYGTYPYVTSKDTTASAIASDVGIGPTRVDDVIVVFKSFPTRVGAGPFPTEMSGEEAEKLGLVEYGTVTGRRRRVGWFDFEFARYSARLNGATMLAITMLDKYDKSAFGVTDYDKLPKRAREFIEEIEERVGVPVGLIKTGPEMEHIIDLRENI
- a CDS encoding AbrB/MazE/SpoVT family DNA-binding domain-containing protein gives rise to the protein MVIPVVSIRLKVGPKGQIVIPKVFREAYGIKEGGEVIVEPREDELVIKRVPDTEELLRKLKEYHKKRKGKKLVKLGDLKGISLEDEFDEAWGIEE
- a CDS encoding P-loop NTPase produces the protein MQIAVSGGKGGTGKSTVAVNLAVALKGLGINLTFADLDVEAPNDHLLLGVELANEEPVMQFMPRFDYSKCTKCRKCAEVCEEHAIITMRDGTPFLMPNLCSGCRACEIVCPVPGAILEGKRLIGHTYVTPTPYGFTLVTGRLREGEERSMPLVVAAKKKAQAVQEGLLFIDTAAGTGNTVSKAVEFSDLLIAVTEPTPLGIHDTELILELGKLMEMPTWVVVNRADLGEKEKVYELARKYGAEVVAEIPYSENIVRSYVEGRPIVLTDYPEAEIFTGLAKRVLDFLGGDE